A single region of the Anaerostipes rhamnosivorans genome encodes:
- a CDS encoding phosphotransferase, whose protein sequence is MNDKYKILLDQYDLHIDYLKRGRGEIICGTDQGLFALSATKLSEERLAVEHQWKNELIDQGFTKIDQYIVNKEHEFISYDKYYEPFVMRRTYNGTECNIHSPSDLSSACRNLASFHRVSGKIPYRADYGTPHFSLTKHYNQRRRELKSIWKYIGSRKNKGDFEYLFLKEIQSFWKQLEESSAKMKELTGMREGWCHGSYNQHNVLMGPHGTATLHFEHFYYGYPLTDLYYFIRKALEKNDYQFSICETMLKGYNKVQRLTMNDYSFLYVLFLYPEKLWKISNQYMNHKKHWVSPRYLNKLQDIVDLKEKREKFLLQYHNFYNVF, encoded by the coding sequence GTGAACGACAAATACAAAATACTTTTAGATCAATATGATCTGCATATTGATTATTTAAAAAGGGGCCGCGGCGAAATCATCTGCGGCACTGATCAGGGGTTATTTGCCCTGTCTGCTACGAAACTGTCCGAAGAGCGTCTGGCTGTCGAGCATCAATGGAAAAATGAATTGATTGACCAGGGATTTACTAAAATTGACCAATATATAGTAAACAAAGAACATGAATTTATTTCCTATGATAAATACTATGAACCCTTTGTAATGAGAAGGACTTACAATGGTACAGAATGCAATATCCACTCTCCTTCCGACTTATCTTCCGCGTGCAGGAATCTTGCCTCTTTCCACCGTGTATCCGGCAAGATCCCCTACCGGGCAGATTACGGGACGCCTCATTTCTCTCTGACAAAGCATTATAACCAGAGACGCAGAGAACTTAAGAGCATCTGGAAATACATCGGGAGCAGAAAAAACAAAGGGGATTTTGAGTATTTGTTTTTAAAGGAAATTCAATCCTTCTGGAAACAGCTTGAGGAATCTTCCGCCAAGATGAAAGAACTGACAGGCATGAGGGAAGGCTGGTGCCACGGTTCCTATAACCAGCACAATGTTCTGATGGGGCCTCATGGAACCGCGACGCTTCACTTTGAGCATTTTTACTACGGTTATCCACTTACTGACCTCTATTATTTTATCCGGAAGGCTCTGGAGAAGAATGACTATCAGTTCAGTATCTGCGAAACCATGCTGAAAGGCTATAATAAGGTACAACGTCTGACAATGAACGATTATTCTTTCTTGTACGTCTTATTTTTATACCCTGAAAAACTATGGAAAATCTCAAATCAGTACATGAATCATAAAAAACATTGGGTATCTCCAAGATATCTCAATAAGCTTCAGGATATTGTTGATTTAAAAGAAAAAAGAGAGAAATTTCTTTTACAATATCACAATTTTTATAATGTTTTTTAG
- a CDS encoding phospho-sugar mutase: protein MNYQETYQEWLNNPYFDEATKEELKNIQDDDNEIKERFYADLAFGTAGLRGIIGAGINRMNIYVVRKATQGLADYILEQGTDKKRVAIAFDSRHMSPEFANEAALCLAANGIKAFIFESLRPTPELSFAVRYYNCIAGINITASHNPPEYNGYKVYWEDGAQFTPPHDKGVTAKVNAITDISKVKTMSKEDAVSAGLYEVIGAEVDDAYIAEVEKQVHNQDAIDQMASKLKIVYTPLHGTGNLPVRRVLKDLGFQNVYVVPQQELPDGDFPTVSYPNPESKEAFELGLALAKEKDADLVLATDPDADRLGVYVKDSKTGDYIALTGNMSGSLLCEYVLSQKKAMSGSLPADGAVVKSIVTTNLVDAVAEGYGVDLIEVLTGFKFIGQQMLNFENSGKGTYLFGLEESYGCLIGTYARDKDAVSATVALCEAAAYYMTQGKTLWDAMTDMYEKYGYYLDKVKALEFAGLDGAEKIQNMLKSLRENPPKEIGDLKVLKSRDYQSDEIVDLTTGETSPTGLPSSNVLYYELEDNAWLCVRPSGTEPKIKFYYGVKGSSMEDAEDNGKKIETWVGQFS, encoded by the coding sequence ATGAACTATCAGGAAACATATCAGGAATGGCTTAATAATCCATATTTTGATGAAGCTACCAAAGAGGAACTCAAGAACATTCAGGATGATGACAACGAGATCAAAGAGCGTTTTTACGCTGATCTGGCTTTTGGAACAGCAGGCCTTCGCGGGATCATCGGCGCCGGCATCAACCGTATGAATATTTACGTAGTCCGCAAGGCCACCCAAGGGCTTGCAGATTATATCCTGGAACAGGGTACTGACAAAAAGCGCGTAGCGATTGCTTTTGATTCCCGGCATATGTCTCCGGAATTTGCCAACGAAGCAGCTCTGTGTCTGGCCGCGAACGGCATCAAGGCCTTCATTTTTGAGTCTTTGCGCCCGACTCCGGAACTGTCATTTGCAGTCCGTTATTACAACTGCATTGCCGGAATCAACATCACTGCCAGCCATAATCCTCCGGAATACAACGGTTACAAAGTATACTGGGAGGACGGTGCACAGTTTACACCGCCTCATGACAAGGGCGTTACCGCCAAGGTTAACGCGATTACAGATATCTCCAAGGTTAAGACCATGTCCAAAGAAGACGCGGTCAGTGCCGGATTATATGAAGTCATCGGCGCTGAAGTGGATGACGCTTACATTGCCGAGGTAGAAAAGCAAGTACATAATCAGGATGCGATCGATCAGATGGCATCCAAATTAAAGATCGTCTATACTCCTCTGCACGGAACAGGGAACCTTCCAGTCCGACGTGTACTCAAGGATTTAGGGTTCCAGAATGTCTATGTAGTACCGCAGCAGGAGCTTCCGGACGGAGACTTCCCTACGGTCAGCTATCCGAATCCGGAATCCAAAGAGGCTTTTGAGCTGGGCTTAGCCCTTGCCAAGGAAAAAGATGCGGATCTTGTATTGGCAACGGACCCGGATGCAGACCGCCTTGGTGTCTATGTGAAGGATTCCAAGACTGGAGACTATATCGCACTGACTGGCAATATGTCCGGCTCTCTTCTGTGTGAGTATGTTTTAAGCCAGAAGAAGGCTATGAGCGGTTCTCTCCCGGCTGACGGGGCCGTGGTCAAATCTATCGTTACCACCAACCTGGTGGATGCAGTGGCTGAGGGCTACGGAGTGGATCTGATTGAAGTGCTCACAGGATTTAAGTTCATCGGCCAGCAGATGCTGAACTTCGAAAACAGCGGCAAGGGAACCTATCTGTTCGGTCTGGAGGAAAGCTACGGATGCCTGATCGGCACCTATGCACGTGATAAGGACGCAGTATCCGCCACAGTAGCTCTGTGCGAGGCTGCCGCTTATTACATGACCCAGGGCAAGACTTTATGGGATGCCATGACCGACATGTATGAAAAGTACGGCTACTATCTGGATAAAGTCAAAGCGCTGGAGTTTGCAGGCCTTGACGGAGCTGAGAAGATCCAGAACATGCTCAAATCCTTAAGAGAGAATCCACCGAAGGAGATCGGGGACCTCAAGGTCCTTAAATCCCGCGACTACCAGAGTGATGAGATCGTGGATCTCACCACAGGGGAGACCTCTCCGACAGGACTTCCTTCTTCCAACGTTCTCTACTATGAATTGGAGGACAATGCATGGCTGTGTGTACGTCCTTCCGGAACAGAGCCGAAGATCAAGTTCTACTACGGTGTAAAAGGATCTTCCATGGAAGATGCTGAAGATAATGGTAAGAAGATTGAGACATGGGTGGGACAATTCTCATAA
- a CDS encoding IS1096 element passenger TnpR family protein → MDGYQIKIIVKESRPPVWRRLIVPGQIPFSGLHEIIQAVFQKSGHCLFRFELPAQHRKITDESQMVDSYMKEGQSISYTYILKGKIDFRIEVEKILPNYSSRFPTVLKYKGGFLSGLEVEDMNSLLKDNLCFSEDGTRQSLESHKKKIEDVSPDFSADSLADVYRQYTKEDLLEIAHIHQLDQCTQMDKNTLVTFLSGYILQPDAMGSFFLTLTDLEIQAFEAALEGYFPIDDEDIFDAFLDGGYCAVDEDNEIYIPPDVLSAYSAMNTPAFRDKRELIWKQIQYCYYCVSIYGAAPLDQIAALYNAYEEDRITQKDLINLYFLPSPHAYSFGYHDKMFVDAMLLEDPNLLEDIMSIQKDYAYYRPSKEEITQDASDPDPSALKFTSYLIDQLGFQIAEATDLTRRISYIMKVGADPEHIFEMLQKGDVVFADQDQADTFAEKMMDLYVDTRLFIASGHTPTELDQMEHQETS, encoded by the coding sequence ATGGACGGATATCAGATAAAAATCATTGTAAAAGAAAGCAGGCCCCCAGTATGGAGACGTCTCATCGTACCCGGTCAGATCCCTTTCTCGGGCCTTCACGAAATAATTCAGGCTGTATTTCAAAAATCCGGTCACTGTCTCTTCCGTTTTGAGCTTCCTGCTCAGCACAGGAAAATAACCGATGAATCCCAGATGGTTGATTCCTACATGAAAGAAGGTCAATCGATCAGTTACACATATATCTTAAAAGGAAAGATTGATTTCAGGATTGAGGTTGAAAAGATACTTCCCAATTACAGCAGCCGTTTTCCCACTGTCCTGAAGTATAAGGGCGGATTTTTATCCGGATTGGAAGTGGAAGACATGAACAGCCTTCTAAAGGATAACCTCTGTTTCTCTGAAGACGGTACAAGACAGTCCCTTGAGTCACATAAGAAAAAAATCGAAGATGTCTCTCCAGATTTTTCGGCAGATTCCCTGGCGGATGTCTACCGCCAGTACACAAAGGAGGACCTTCTGGAGATCGCACATATCCATCAGCTGGACCAGTGTACCCAGATGGATAAAAACACCTTAGTCACTTTTCTGTCCGGATACATTTTACAGCCAGACGCTATGGGCAGCTTCTTTTTGACCCTGACGGATCTGGAGATCCAGGCATTTGAGGCCGCGCTGGAAGGTTATTTTCCCATTGATGATGAAGATATCTTCGACGCTTTTCTGGACGGGGGATACTGTGCCGTGGACGAGGACAATGAAATATATATCCCTCCAGATGTTTTGTCAGCCTACTCCGCTATGAACACGCCAGCTTTTCGTGATAAAAGGGAACTCATATGGAAACAGATTCAATACTGCTATTACTGTGTCAGCATCTACGGGGCCGCTCCATTAGACCAGATCGCAGCCCTATACAATGCGTATGAAGAAGACCGGATCACGCAGAAGGACTTGATCAATCTCTACTTCCTGCCTTCTCCCCACGCCTACAGCTTCGGCTATCATGACAAGATGTTTGTGGATGCTATGCTTCTTGAGGATCCGAATCTTCTGGAAGATATTATGTCCATCCAAAAAGACTATGCTTACTATCGCCCTTCCAAGGAAGAGATCACGCAGGATGCATCAGATCCGGATCCCTCGGCTCTGAAATTTACTTCCTATCTGATCGACCAGCTGGGGTTCCAGATTGCGGAAGCTACAGATCTGACCAGGAGAATCTCCTATATCATGAAAGTCGGAGCCGACCCGGAGCACATTTTTGAAATGCTTCAGAAGGGGGATGTTGTCTTCGCAGACCAGGACCAGGCAGATACCTTTGCTGAAAAGATGATGGACCTGTATGTGGATACCCGGCTGTTCATAGCTTCCGGCCACACCCCCACAGAACTGGATCAGATGGAGCATCAGGAAACTTCCTGA
- a CDS encoding dCTP deaminase/dUTPase family protein → MKKIAQFHKVSFGQFLESWQDTFEGTPEEEVKQIFDSIKLPKRATRGSAGYDFYSPISFELKPGETIKIPTGIRVYMEESWVLNLFPRSGLGFKFRLQMNNTVGIIDSDYFYSDNEGHIFVKLTNDSNEGKVVSVEAGTGIVQGIFMEYGVTIDDDAKEVRNGGFGSTTK, encoded by the coding sequence ATGAAAAAGATTGCACAGTTCCATAAAGTAAGTTTTGGACAGTTTTTAGAAAGTTGGCAGGATACCTTTGAAGGTACCCCGGAAGAAGAAGTAAAACAGATTTTTGACAGCATCAAGCTTCCGAAGCGGGCCACCAGAGGTTCTGCCGGGTACGATTTTTACAGCCCCATCAGTTTTGAGCTTAAACCAGGGGAGACGATCAAGATTCCCACCGGGATTCGTGTGTACATGGAAGAAAGCTGGGTGTTGAACCTATTTCCGAGAAGCGGACTGGGATTCAAGTTCCGTCTTCAGATGAACAATACGGTAGGAATCATTGACAGTGACTACTTCTATTCAGACAATGAGGGACATATCTTTGTCAAGCTCACCAACGATTCCAACGAAGGAAAAGTTGTCAGCGTAGAAGCTGGGACCGGGATCGTACAGGGCATTTTTATGGAATATGGTGTGACCATAGACGATGATGCCAAGGAAGTTCGCAACGGCGGATTCGGCAGCACAACCAAATAA
- a CDS encoding glucose-6-phosphate isomerase — MGKIKFDYSNAKDFIRDHEIGMIEKQVADAKEYLLSRKGPGNDFLGWIDLPVDYDKEEFARIKKAAQKIQSDSDVLVVIGIGGSYLGSRAVIEGLSNNFNNKLDKEVRKAPEVYFAGHNISGTYVKQLIDVIGDRDFSVNVISKSGTTTEPGIAFRIFKKLLNDKYGKDEATKRIYATTDKARGALKTLATDEGYETFVVPDDVGGRFTVLTAVGLLPIAAAGIDIDEFVKGFQDGRDMFLNAPFEENPAMLYAAIRNILMRRGKGMEILANYEPNLHFISEWWKQLYGESEGKDGKGIFPASVDFSTDLHSLGQFIQDGSANHFETVLNVEEPELDIVLEAEENDLDGLNYLAGKTMNFVNQNAMKGTILAHVDGGVPNLRFDIPKMDAYHLGQLFYTFESACGMSGYLNCVNPFDQPGVEAYKKNMFALLGKPGFEDRREDLLKRL, encoded by the coding sequence ATGGGGAAAATTAAGTTTGATTACAGCAACGCAAAAGATTTTATCAGGGACCACGAGATCGGTATGATCGAGAAGCAGGTCGCAGATGCGAAAGAGTACTTGCTGTCAAGAAAAGGTCCGGGAAATGACTTCCTTGGGTGGATCGATCTTCCTGTGGATTATGATAAAGAAGAGTTTGCGAGAATTAAAAAAGCCGCTCAGAAAATCCAGAGCGACTCCGATGTATTGGTTGTCATTGGTATCGGAGGATCCTACCTTGGTTCCAGAGCCGTGATCGAAGGGCTGTCCAACAACTTTAACAACAAGCTGGACAAAGAAGTAAGAAAAGCACCGGAAGTATACTTTGCCGGACATAATATCAGTGGTACATATGTAAAACAGCTGATCGATGTAATCGGGGACAGAGACTTCTCTGTGAATGTTATCTCCAAATCAGGGACAACAACAGAACCTGGCATCGCATTCCGTATCTTTAAGAAGCTCCTCAATGATAAATACGGAAAAGACGAAGCTACGAAGCGTATTTATGCTACCACTGACAAAGCAAGGGGAGCATTAAAGACACTTGCCACAGACGAGGGATATGAGACATTTGTTGTGCCGGATGATGTTGGAGGACGTTTTACAGTTCTCACAGCCGTTGGACTTCTCCCGATCGCAGCAGCCGGAATTGACATTGACGAGTTCGTAAAAGGATTCCAGGACGGAAGAGACATGTTCCTAAACGCTCCGTTTGAAGAAAACCCTGCGATGTTATATGCTGCAATCCGTAATATTCTCATGCGCAGAGGAAAAGGCATGGAGATCTTAGCAAACTATGAGCCGAACCTCCATTTTATCTCTGAATGGTGGAAACAGTTATACGGAGAAAGCGAAGGAAAAGACGGAAAGGGTATCTTCCCAGCATCTGTAGACTTTTCTACAGACCTGCACTCTTTAGGGCAGTTCATCCAGGATGGATCCGCCAACCACTTTGAGACCGTACTGAATGTGGAAGAGCCGGAATTAGACATTGTGCTTGAAGCAGAAGAGAACGATCTGGACGGTTTGAACTATCTGGCAGGCAAGACAATGAATTTTGTTAACCAGAACGCTATGAAGGGAACCATCTTAGCCCATGTTGACGGAGGAGTTCCGAACTTAAGATTCGATATTCCGAAGATGGACGCATACCACCTTGGACAGCTGTTCTACACATTTGAATCTGCGTGTGGTATGAGCGGTTACTTAAACTGCGTCAATCCATTTGACCAGCCGGGAGTTGAGGCATACAAGAAGAATATGTTCGCTCTGCTTGGAAAACCAGGATTTGAAGACAGAAGAGAAGATTTATTAAAGAGACTATAG
- a CDS encoding delta-lactam-biosynthetic de-N-acetylase, with protein sequence MRKVLLLFCIVSILGLAGCGKEEAQVESTKVISQGSNTKEGWWLKRNKEHQQPEFSQNIDLSKYDAYSVDTKAKNKKVMYLTFDCGYENGFTPKILDVLKKEKVPAAFFVTKPFIREDPDLVKRMKKEGHVVGNHTVHHKSMPTVSDRDNKQELIDCAEYCKKTTGYDMDMFMRPPMGEYSEHTLALTKKLGYKTIFWSMAYVDFNVNSQPGKDYVIQHFEENYHNGAIPLMHNVSQSNAEALETVIKNLKAKGFEFRSLKKLPDY encoded by the coding sequence ATGAGAAAAGTTTTATTATTATTCTGTATCGTGAGTATACTCGGACTTGCCGGATGCGGCAAGGAAGAGGCGCAGGTGGAGTCCACCAAAGTCATCAGCCAGGGAAGCAATACAAAAGAGGGATGGTGGCTGAAACGCAACAAAGAACATCAGCAGCCGGAGTTTTCACAGAATATCGACTTATCCAAGTACGACGCATATAGTGTGGACACAAAGGCCAAAAATAAAAAAGTCATGTATTTGACATTTGACTGTGGATATGAAAATGGTTTTACGCCTAAAATATTGGATGTGCTTAAGAAGGAAAAGGTGCCGGCCGCATTTTTTGTGACAAAGCCGTTCATAAGGGAAGATCCGGATTTAGTGAAAAGAATGAAAAAGGAAGGTCATGTGGTTGGAAACCACACGGTTCACCATAAGAGTATGCCTACCGTTTCTGACAGGGACAACAAGCAGGAACTGATCGACTGTGCGGAATACTGCAAAAAAACCACAGGATATGACATGGATATGTTCATGAGACCGCCTATGGGAGAATATAGTGAGCACACACTGGCTCTCACAAAGAAGCTTGGATATAAGACGATTTTCTGGAGCATGGCCTACGTGGATTTTAATGTGAACAGCCAGCCGGGAAAGGACTATGTGATCCAGCATTTTGAAGAGAATTACCACAACGGAGCCATTCCGTTGATGCACAATGTATCCCAGTCTAACGCGGAGGCCCTGGAGACTGTCATCAAGAATCTCAAGGCAAAAGGATTTGAATTCCGCTCGCTGAAAAAACTCCCTGACTATTGA
- a CDS encoding 5'-methylthioadenosine/adenosylhomocysteine nucleosidase, which produces MKIGIIGAMQEEVESLISSMENVKKKTKASMDFYEGRLWGNDTVVVMSGIGKVNMAVCAQILIDSFGVEKLINTGVAGGLYKDIEIGDIVISSDAVQHDMDAVGFGYQLGEIPRMECSVFQANAALIKEAEEACKKANPDIQCFTGRVLSGDQFISSDEKKHWLIENFGGYCAEMEGAAMAQTAYLNDVPFVIVRAISDKCDDTATVNYSEFEEAAIKHIIRLIHGILDKEASNFVSQ; this is translated from the coding sequence ATGAAAATAGGAATTATCGGGGCAATGCAAGAAGAGGTGGAATCCCTGATCTCTTCTATGGAGAATGTAAAAAAGAAGACAAAAGCCTCCATGGATTTTTATGAGGGAAGGCTCTGGGGAAATGACACGGTTGTTGTTATGAGCGGCATTGGAAAAGTAAACATGGCTGTTTGCGCACAGATACTGATCGACAGCTTTGGTGTGGAAAAACTGATCAATACCGGGGTCGCAGGCGGCCTGTACAAGGATATTGAGATTGGGGATATTGTGATCTCAAGCGATGCTGTGCAGCACGATATGGATGCCGTGGGATTTGGTTATCAGCTGGGAGAGATCCCGCGTATGGAGTGTTCTGTGTTCCAGGCGAATGCCGCACTGATAAAAGAGGCGGAGGAAGCCTGCAAAAAGGCCAATCCGGATATCCAATGCTTTACCGGGCGGGTTTTAAGCGGCGACCAGTTTATCTCCAGCGACGAAAAGAAACACTGGCTGATCGAAAATTTTGGCGGGTACTGTGCGGAGATGGAAGGGGCGGCCATGGCCCAGACAGCATACTTAAATGACGTACCCTTTGTGATTGTAAGAGCTATCTCCGACAAGTGCGACGACACAGCAACAGTAAATTACAGTGAATTTGAGGAAGCTGCAATAAAGCATATAATTAGACTGATTCACGGTATTTTAGACAAAGAAGCGTCTAACTTTGTAAGTCAATAA
- a CDS encoding TIGR03905 family TSCPD domain-containing protein, protein MVYKTKGVCSSAIEFEIEDDIIKDIQFRGGCQGNTTGVAALVKGMAVDEVIERLSGIQCGFRGTSCPDQLSKALKEYKETH, encoded by the coding sequence ATGGTTTACAAAACAAAAGGCGTCTGCAGCAGCGCTATTGAATTTGAGATAGAAGACGATATAATAAAAGACATACAGTTCCGGGGAGGCTGCCAGGGAAATACCACAGGCGTGGCAGCCCTTGTAAAAGGAATGGCAGTAGACGAGGTGATCGAACGGCTTTCAGGCATCCAATGCGGTTTCCGCGGTACCTCATGTCCTGACCAGCTTTCCAAAGCTTTAAAGGAATATAAAGAGACTCATTAA
- a CDS encoding undecaprenyldiphospho-muramoylpentapeptide beta-N-acetylglucosaminyltransferase, with translation MKRIVLTGGGTAGHVTPNMALVPALEKEGYQISYIGSKDGMEKKLIEDIGLPYYGISSGKLRRYFDVKNFTDPFRVMKGYFDAKKTLKHLKPNVVFSKGGFVTVPVVMAAKHLRIPVIIHESDMTPGLANKLSIPSANKVCCNFPETVKHLPEGKAVLTGSPIREELFTGSKEKGLKLCDFTSSKPVLLIIGGSLGSVAINNAVRDNIDELLEDFQIIHICGKNNLESMLAGKSGYRQFEYVKKELKHLFACADVIISRAGANAICELLALRKPNILIPLGLNASRGDQILNAQSFQRQGYSYVLNEEDVTSKSLLNAVHEVYDNRASYVNAMNQSELSDPIGTIVKLANELARK, from the coding sequence ATGAAACGAATCGTATTGACCGGAGGGGGTACTGCCGGACATGTCACTCCGAATATGGCATTGGTACCTGCACTGGAGAAAGAGGGATATCAAATCAGCTATATAGGCTCCAAAGATGGGATGGAAAAGAAGCTGATCGAAGACATTGGTCTTCCCTACTACGGTATTTCCTCCGGTAAGCTCAGAAGATATTTTGATGTGAAGAACTTTACGGATCCCTTTCGGGTCATGAAAGGTTATTTTGACGCTAAAAAAACATTAAAGCATTTGAAACCCAATGTCGTGTTTTCCAAAGGCGGATTCGTCACCGTACCTGTGGTCATGGCGGCTAAGCATCTGCGGATCCCTGTCATCATCCATGAATCTGACATGACACCGGGTCTTGCAAATAAATTAAGCATTCCAAGTGCCAATAAGGTTTGCTGCAATTTTCCGGAAACCGTAAAACATCTCCCAGAAGGGAAAGCTGTACTTACTGGTTCACCGATCAGAGAAGAGTTGTTTACCGGTTCTAAGGAAAAAGGCCTTAAGCTTTGCGACTTTACATCTTCAAAACCTGTTCTACTTATCATCGGCGGAAGCCTTGGTTCCGTAGCGATAAACAATGCGGTCAGGGACAATATTGATGAGCTGTTGGAGGATTTTCAGATCATCCATATCTGCGGGAAGAATAACCTGGAATCTATGCTTGCAGGCAAAAGTGGTTACCGCCAGTTTGAGTATGTGAAAAAGGAACTGAAGCATCTCTTTGCCTGCGCAGACGTTATCATCTCCAGGGCAGGGGCCAACGCCATCTGTGAGCTCCTGGCCCTCAGGAAGCCGAATATCTTGATTCCGCTGGGATTAAACGCCAGCCGGGGAGATCAGATCTTAAACGCCCAGTCATTCCAGCGGCAAGGCTACAGCTATGTACTGAACGAGGAGGATGTCACCTCTAAGTCCCTGCTGAACGCAGTGCACGAGGTTTATGACAACCGGGCAAGCTATGTGAACGCCATGAATCAGAGCGAACTTTCCGATCCCATTGGAACCATTGTTAAGCTGGCCAACGAGCTCGCAAGAAAATAG
- a CDS encoding PHP domain-containing protein, with the protein MIDLHMHSYYSDDGEFQPEELVQKCKEKGIRYMAIADHNCVRAVEKGRKAAQKEGIHFISGIEIDCTFQGVNLHVLGYGIDERDAAFQKIEDNISEQSSEASVKMLEGTRKLGFDVSEKDMEALTETMFWKNRWTGEMFAEVLLNKPEYQEHELLLPYRPGGDRSSNPYVNFYWDYYSQDKPCHVGIKFPSMEEVITQIHESGGKAVLAHPGVNLKDHMELWKEIAVSGIDGVEAFSSYHSPEDAMFFSHEAGKYELFVTCGSDYHGKTKPSICIGQYGCSHPEDEILPQLESIVK; encoded by the coding sequence ATGATAGATTTACATATGCATTCTTATTACAGTGATGACGGGGAGTTTCAACCGGAAGAATTAGTGCAAAAATGCAAGGAAAAGGGCATCCGGTATATGGCCATTGCAGACCATAACTGTGTCCGGGCCGTGGAGAAAGGAAGAAAGGCAGCCCAGAAAGAGGGGATTCATTTTATCTCAGGGATAGAGATCGACTGCACCTTTCAAGGGGTTAATCTGCATGTTCTTGGGTATGGAATAGATGAAAGGGATGCGGCTTTTCAAAAGATCGAGGACAATATATCAGAGCAGAGCAGTGAAGCATCGGTTAAGATGCTTGAGGGGACGAGAAAATTAGGATTTGATGTGTCTGAGAAAGACATGGAAGCCCTGACGGAAACTATGTTTTGGAAAAACCGGTGGACAGGGGAGATGTTTGCGGAAGTTCTATTAAATAAACCGGAATATCAGGAACATGAACTGCTCCTGCCTTACCGTCCGGGAGGAGACAGAAGCAGCAATCCCTACGTGAATTTTTACTGGGATTATTACTCCCAGGATAAACCCTGTCATGTGGGTATAAAGTTCCCTTCTATGGAAGAGGTGATAACTCAGATCCATGAAAGCGGGGGAAAGGCAGTGCTGGCGCATCCGGGAGTGAACTTAAAGGACCATATGGAACTCTGGAAAGAGATCGCCGTTTCCGGCATTGATGGGGTAGAAGCCTTCAGCAGTTATCACTCACCGGAGGATGCTATGTTTTTCAGCCATGAGGCCGGAAAGTATGAATTGTTTGTGACCTGCGGAAGTGATTACCACGGGAAGACCAAGCCGTCTATTTGTATCGGACAGTACGGCTGCAGCCATCCGGAAGATGAAATCCTGCCCCAGCTTGAGAGCATCGTGAAGTAG
- a CDS encoding AraC family transcriptional regulator has product MPLQDCTIYTDQDRREVRPHGTIEFPCAGYDSVYSVDNVSRIPWHWHEELEVIYLYSGTLEIRVPGRSLRMNAGDSLMINSNILHEAETSGTCRLQSLVFHPDLICGSENSVFYIKYIQPLISSCAIDCLQFSPVDDTVPESTQCILKAFEAFSKGSKGHEFTVREQLSRLCFLLYQSHESVISETTARPDQDSCRIKTMIHMIEERFAEPLKLYDIAKSANIGERECLRCFRRTLGIPPMQYLIRYRLSKGALLLTKTSQSISEISISCGFDSPSNFSRMFKRTYQCSPREYRNRNKEQRGQARRPVII; this is encoded by the coding sequence ATGCCTTTGCAGGATTGTACAATCTATACTGACCAGGACAGGCGGGAAGTGCGGCCCCATGGAACCATCGAATTCCCGTGTGCCGGCTATGACTCTGTCTATTCTGTTGACAACGTCAGCAGGATCCCTTGGCACTGGCATGAAGAACTGGAAGTCATCTATCTGTACTCCGGGACTTTAGAGATAAGGGTCCCCGGCAGATCCCTGCGCATGAATGCAGGAGACAGCCTGATGATCAATTCTAATATCCTTCACGAGGCTGAAACCTCCGGAACCTGCCGGCTTCAGTCTCTTGTCTTTCATCCGGATCTCATATGCGGCTCTGAAAACTCTGTTTTCTATATAAAATATATCCAGCCGCTCATCAGTTCCTGTGCCATAGACTGTCTGCAGTTTTCTCCAGTAGACGATACTGTGCCGGAATCCACACAGTGCATCTTAAAGGCTTTCGAGGCCTTTTCTAAAGGTTCAAAGGGCCATGAATTTACAGTCAGGGAACAGCTCTCCCGCCTTTGTTTTCTTCTATATCAAAGCCATGAATCTGTGATCTCAGAAACCACGGCGAGGCCGGACCAGGATTCCTGCCGCATCAAAACAATGATTCATATGATTGAGGAGCGGTTTGCGGAACCATTAAAGTTATATGACATCGCAAAGTCCGCCAATATTGGTGAAAGGGAATGTTTACGGTGCTTCCGACGGACACTGGGGATCCCTCCCATGCAGTATCTGATCCGCTACCGTCTGTCCAAAGGCGCCCTTCTGCTTACAAAGACCAGCCAGAGCATCTCGGAGATCTCCATTAGCTGCGGTTTTGACAGTCCCAGTAACTTCTCCCGGATGTTTAAAAGGACTTACCAGTGCTCGCCCCGTGAATACCGGAACCGTAATAAAGAACAACGTGGGCAGGCCCGCCGTCCTGTTATAATATAA